gaacattttaacaacaaTCCCTGATCTAGTTCAGTCCTAATCCTGAATAATCGTTTGTGACTATCCAAAAATTCAccttaaggaataaataaaaggaataaataacaTCAAATCAGTATTTAATAAACATCCAGGagatctgagattttattgtgaAAACAGCTCTTTTGACATTATATCCAGTTTTTCATTTGTCAGCATAAATTCTTTATAACACTGATCATCACcaccacttctgggtatttatacaCAATCTCTCAGTAAAATACAGTCATACTACACAATGCCAGAATGTTGAAATTATGACCAAAATTGCTTATTTTAAGATTGTTTATAACAAATCTATAGTATTTGTACACTAGAACagatgtttaaaatgtttaccaTTCAAAGATAGGCTTGGTGGAACAAAGCCactatgtatataaatatacatttcttatttatCTCCTTTGCTGTCCATCTTCCAGAAAGCTGAAGTTACATTCTAAATACCTCAAATTTCCACTTcaagataaacagaaaaatggagagacattattttctattttacaaaataagacataaagtaaaaataaataaataaaactcatctTTATGCAATTAACATAAAAGCTTCAGTGCACCCTTCCTTTGCCAAGAAACACAAACGCCAGCTTGCAGGAGACAGAGCCGGCAGTCCGGCAAAAGTGTGGCCAGCACAGCCTTCTCTATAGCGCATGGCTTGCAAAGGACTGATGCAAACTCTGGCAACGCTTTCTTCCTGACTTCCAAGGATCTGGGATACATAAACCCAATGATCAAAAGGCATTTCTCTGAATTTGCATGAGGAAGAATCACAACAAAGGTCCAACTGCTTTTCACGTGACAAGATGTTCACCATCACGCAACACAAACCCAAGGGCTAGTCTTCCCTCAAATGCACGTCCGAAGCTCGGTGTTCCGGATCTGCAACTGTCTACACAGCAGAAGACACACCAGCACACCCCAGTGCCCGGTTGGTAATCTGGTTTCATACTTGGAAATGAAATCCAACATACTTAGTCCTCTGAAATCTGGAGGCCAGTAAAGTTTAAATTTGGGGGATATAGAAActgctgggaatgtaaactgtaaaCTCCAAACCCTCGTGCTACGAAATGCACACAAAAACTGCATGGTCCTTATGTAGACTATGCCTCCAGAAATGGAATACAACTTGAAAATACTAACCTTCCTTTGCTTTGCTCCTGAAACACCTATAAACTTTCTAGGACAcaatgtgtgtgtgcgcgcgtgcatgCGCGCAAAATGACCAGCTTATATTTGACTTTAGTGCTATAAATAATATTCATTGCCTTTTTGACAGCCTAAAATGATTTAGAAGATTGTTCTGGAATTCCGAGTTTGTTCCCTCTATCTCCTAGATGCCTGTGAACTGGTTAGGGTAGTTCTCTGAAACCACCCATTCCCAAACTGCCTGGGATTCTAGGGAAAGGGGCTGGACTGACCAGGGGCCTCGCATGGGCCTACCTCACCAACCTCGCAGACCGCAGCCACCCTTCTCACAACCCCATGGTCCCCGGGAGTCCTGACCTGTTTCTTCCCGTTCATGGCCACTCGTTGAGGCACCCAACCAGAAGTCTTTGCAATGagcacaaacaagcaaaaacactCTAGGGCAGCATTTCCCtaggtgtatttcacagaacacaAATCTCATAAGacacctacttttaaaaaatccacataaatggagacaactgtacttgaacaataatttaaaaaatgtgaaaaacaaatccacataaaaataaattagggaaATGGTATATAAAACACAGGTCCTGCTTGGAGACTGAAACCACACATTAGCATGTCAAAGTTCTGAAAAGCCTACAGTAACTTCTGTCTAAACCAACACTTCCCAAATCTATTTGACTCTCTATTCATGTAACAATATATTCTGCCAAGACACACCTTTAGGAACTACTTGTCCAATGAACTAAAAGATCTTTTTTAATCTTACAgtataatttcaaattaataatgaggatataaaaagacatattttcctgtatttttataaagaaattgctttgtttttctctgaatattcttctatcattaaaaaaaatccccattcccctctctatttaaaaatgttcaagtcAAGGTTACCCTTTCTTATAGTCATTGTTCAAGAGTGCTAACTCTCGTCATTGGCCTCTTCACCTGGAAAAATAATCGCCACTATGTGTTTGATTCTGAGGCTGCTTCTCCACCTCCATCACAACAGTTTTGACTCTAGGTCGGGTAACCTGGGCTCCTAGAAAACACTCCTCCCAAGAGAGTTTTGGGCTGAATTATTTTCAtacccttaaaaaaaacaaactccatCTTAACAGCTCAGTGAAAATCAGCCTTTTGAAGATCTAATGAAACTTCAATTAAACCTGTGAGGATAATAGGATTACTGACCTTTAATTCGGGTAACTAACAACAAATTTCCTAATGATCTGTTTAGGAAGtatgaaaacactgaaaagtCAATGTAAATTCCACAGAGCTGAacaaggaaaaaaggcaaaagataaaACTCTTAACACGAACAACATATACAAAAGACCATCATCACAACCCAATCATAATCCGAGGCTCTGCTAGGAGTTCAAAGACATACACAACCAAACCAAGACAAAGTCAATTACGAAATCCCTGCGAGTTTAAAACCAAAAGCACACGGACAGGCTGCACCTCCACTAAAGCGAGGCCCCCGTGTGTGGACCCACGCAAAAGCCAAGGACTACCACCTAGAGACACAGAAAgttttttcaaactattttacCCTTAAGAGTAAGCCCAGGTACCCTAGAAAGAAAGATAtcattataaacataaaattgtAGAGTATTTTTATATCCTAGGGAAAAGGAGTTCCTGGTctaggttgttttttgtttttgttgtttttcctggtAAGGCAAAAGAGATCTCATCAGCAATTGTTGCAAACCTGAGTTGCTTGTTTCTTTAAActcaaatatgaaataaattatatttcatttatattttgtatttattcatctGGAATTGAATACTGGATACTATCTTTGGAGCATTAAACTTTAAATCATAGTTTATGTAGATAATGATATATTTACTCTactgaatttactttttaaaacccttttattttaaagtagttaTAGATTCACAAGTTGCAAAACAATACAGCGAAATCCTGTGTATCCATCATTCAGCTTTTTGTCTTTGCATTTAAGcatttatattttggttttaaagaattaacatttttgaCAGTTTATgaaaaaactgtcaaaaattcAGAAATGTGTATTCTTGGAAGAGGCCCTAAGAAAACATACTACTGACTTCAAACTTTTATCACGaggctccttttaaaaaattggttttctGAAATACTCTCACCCTTACCAATTTCTGActcttttgatgttttttttttcatttttgcagacttctaaaaattataatttagctATGACTGAAATAAGCTCTTCCATTCCTTCATGTTTACATACAAGGGGTGACCCAAAAAAgcacccagaattatcttctggagggtgggccccttataatacaggcttcccccattaggtgttctaggaacccatctgtatcagtgtgccagctggcattgttgtgagaggctgtgttcagcttcagtaagtttttttcaaagattctttcagcatgtttgcccatttcatgatgggtgatttagaagcacacctgcccacacagcagggtgttcagcagtttttaccAAAAGTGGCAAGACCCCCAACCCCCCAACCGCcctcacccaatctcaccccaagagactttatttttgttttcccagatgaaaaaagtcctgcAAGGGAATGGTTTGCCAATATGgaagaggtaaaataaaaaacaatagaagCACTAAGAGGCAacaaaattgacgagttcaaaactgttttgagcagtggaaaaaagagTCTCAaaaggtgtattgcatcaaatggagagtatttgaaggtgactaaagtttaaacatgtaagaataaatacacagtttatCAATAAATTCCATGGAGgttttttttgggtccccctcatatCTGGCAATATTGAATGCAtagaaattacaaatggaaattaaaatgttttgggTTTAATGTAAAATCTCTAATCCTTTAATACCcccaaaataatacaaatgtaCCTAAATTGACATCTATTTTACTTGTCAGGGCCTACCTTTGTAGGGGTAAAGAAACACTGTGAAGGAATGACCATCCTCACGGTTCTTTAGTTTCTTTAGTGCTGTGAGAGTCATCAGTCTCATGGCTGACTGATGATGGCTGATGTAGGATCTTTATCACACGGGCATTATCTGACCAGTTTTCTAATCCTATGCCACAAACAAAGATAAACATGTAGTCCCTTTTATGTTAGCCTCCACCATCACTTCCAAAAGAAAGTAGATCATAGCATTTTGTTTAATACTGTGGACCGTTTATCTCAACAAACTCAGACTTCATACAAAGCACATCCCGACAGGCTGATCGCCAGCCCTGTCCAGATTGGAGTGTTGTTCCTCCCCAAGAGCGCATATCTGCAGTGGTCTGTGCTCAGTTAGAACTTATACCAAAAAAGCCCAGCTAAGTAAGCCAACATACAAATTTTCACACGTCTAAACCACATTTTGCCTCTTAGGAAAAGTGCTATGGAAGCACCATGGCCTATGTGGTACAAGTCTAAACGCAGTTCAAAGCAGGAATGACCAAAAGGAAATATATCCTATTTACAGTCATCTTCTCTactagaaaaagacaaatacctgtTTTAAAACAGAGCCTGTGATTAGACTTTCAACACATGGAACAGTATGGGATGCTTCTTGGCTGAAGTCTGTGTGTTGTAAGAGCACAGTCTCCCACATTCTTATAGAAACTAAAACACGCTTTTCTTATTCATGGACATTACTAGttttattgacataaaaatttacataatcCAGCATTATCTTTTGACTTTGCCTACGGAGAGACTTGGAATTACCATTCAATTTTATAATCTGTAAGGGTTGGTACAGCTCTCTCTACCACTCCAAAACTAACTTTAATTGTTCTGTTTTACATGTGTTTGACAATTCTAAGCCACTTCAAAAGCTTTTTGGAAGCTTTAATATAAATCATAACTAAAAATGACTAACCCTGGCTGAAGCATAAACAGATGTTTGATTGATGTGCTAACCAACCACCTCCAATGTACATCATCAACCATAGAGGACAATAAAATCCTCTGGTCATGATTTTCAATACACAACATTCATACGGAGTTCAGACTGTTGGAAACGAACAGAAGATTAACACggaacgcacacacacactctctcccacctgtTGCAGAAATTACAGTTACTCTCCCTAAATGCATCCAAACAGATAAACAGGATTTTGAAGACCACGTTGCCTCTCACtttcaagaagaaatatttacaagGACTTAAAACTCCTATATAAATAGCTACCCAAATACCAAACAAATTGAGAGGATGCAGGTCAAACACAGCAGAGCTCCACTCAGCTCAAACTGGATGAGTTTGGACTACAAAGCTGTTTTCTTTGCGTGTGGGTTTCTGCAAAATGCGATAAGATTTGCTGAGCACCATAGTATTCCTTTAAGACACTAATCAAAAATATggtcctatattttaaaaatcccagaagtGGTTTTAGGACAACAGAAGCACCTCAGCTGCTAAAATAAGATTTTAGTATAAGTAAAATTACTTGCACAGCAAATCTTTTAACAGTTCAGCAACCAATAAgtagaaaatattcttaaaaatgtacTGCTATTCCCGATTATTCCACTGGATCCTTCAACTATAGTTAAACTACATAAAAATAGTTGTCATAAAACTTTTGACTACATGATAGGCTTCTTATGAAAGAACACTGGTATGAGCCAAGCATGATGAACTTGgaccagcacacagtaggtacttctATGACTCTGGTGAGAGTTCCTTCTGAGTGGTGTCTACAAACAGAACAGGTTTCAATAAGACTTTAGAGCCTGGCATAACAACGATGCCAACACATTCAGTCCTCCTGGAATCAATCCAAGAAAGAGATGACCAGAGTTAAAGATATACTGCAAATACATAGGTCTGAAGTGGGCACATTCACCCAACAAACTAAAAGAGCCCTTACTAACCTAGATTGAACATATCAGCAAATACTTATGTAATACTGAAGTGCATATAGTcagataaatattatatgtaactACCTTTAATATTTACATATGGTACTAAACCCCCAAAAGATTAGTCTTATGAGAGCATAATTTAAAAGCACATTCCTCATTGCTTTTTATAGTTAAATGCAGGCTTTTTctatggaaataaatacaatattaggataatatatttttcctaatgtCTAAAGTAGGCATCAAATttctaaacagaagaaaaaggccTCAGCCCAAGAGCCACATATTAGATACTCATATTGGTCTAAGAAaactaaatttataaattagctTAAATAAAGTGAGAGTGCACATTCAGAACAGAATTGTAGCTTTTGGTCAGCAACATGTGAACCGAAGGCAAAAATCTGCCACGATTAAGGcaggtttttcttttcatatatacagtacaatgtgttttctttttctccccaagtTCACTTAGTATTCACTTTGATGGAATTTAAAGTGCATTGCCAAGCTAAAATACAAgcttcctaatttaaaaaaatagatatcatACAAAGTTTGTCTTGCTTGAGTCTTCCTGTACTTAGTAACAgaattttctctctgtcttcacacACTCGGTGTGAGAGAGCACTGCAGCAGTCCGTGACCCTGGACATGGAGCACGGTGTCTGTCAGGGGGACAGCCGTTGTAATGAGTCGCTTTCTTCTTCTGCTGGAGTCAGTTTAAGTGTTGGCAGTTTCCGAGGAGGGAGCTGCGGGCTTTGGCGAAGATTGTCATCCATCTGTGGGAGTACAAAAGGTACATCTGACTAACGGCTGTGGCACCGCCACCGCGTGCGTGGACTGTGGCCTCCCCGCCCAAACTGTAACCCAGAGCAGTACAGGACCATATGTGTCTAGGACTGCCAGAGAAACCTTTTTCTTATGGATCGTCTCTCAAGAATTCTAAATGTCATTCTTCAAATACCAGCTGACTCAGTAGATGTACAAAAGCAATATGGCTCATCTTGATGCTTTCACAAAATTACCGTTATTCCACAAAATGGATACTCTGCTGAAATCAACCCTGACATGACTTGGTTTAAGAGGTCTTCTACTTCTCTTATACTAAGCTCCACAGTTTAGAAAGTTTGTTCACATACAATACCTCAGTTGATCTTCCCAACACCattgtacagaaagaaaaaaaaaagcagttacaGTCATTCCCTATTTTATAGACTAACAAAATGAAGCTCATAATGGTTAAGGAATTTGCATTCAGTTGCAAAGCTAGTATCAGAGCTgaaatttgaactcaggtcttaTTCCAGCACTATTATTctttgaactcactgtctgaaTGAAAATTACCTGTACGTCACTCAAAAAGACCAGCTGTTTCAGATTGAAAATATTTAGACCAAGGGAAGCTAGGAAAAGAGACGGAAACAAGGATACACTCTTTAGCCCTGATTCAGAGGCATTCCAAACGCTGGATCAGTTCTAAGTCTGCTCtagaaaaacaaattcatatgGAGCAGAATGAGAAAACGCCCGAGTTTCGGACTTACACTAAGGAGTACATTGGCATTCCTGGAAGCACTAGCAGAGGGAGTACTTAGAACTGAATCAGATTTTCGAAAACTACTTTTAACCAGAGCACCCTGCAAACAGAGCAAAATACTCAGGTCCTGGTGCTGAGCTCACTATCAGTTCAACTTCATAAAAGACTTGAAAGCAGCTGCCATCAAAGACACAAAACCAACAGAATGTAACATCATTTTACCCACTTGATACGCATGTTTTAGAGTTTTGATTATCTTCTCAAGATGTTCTCTCATACAGCAGGGTGGAAGTGTCTCAGCAGAGGTACACAGGGTGTGtaggaaaggaaagaggatgGAAACTATACTGGCTAGCCTTCATCTAGCAGATAAGTGTCTTAAATAGTCTGTGCCTAAAATAGTCTGAGAAACTTTTCCATTATCTGCACTTAACACTCAATGTATTTTCTCTCATGAGATTTACTGGGGTGgacaaagaattaaaacaaactaGGCTTTTATTCAGTTTACCCAAACCTTAACACTGGGCTCTTACAATTTTACTGCTCAGTTTTACTTACTTCTCAAGTTCTAACAacacacaaaatacaataaaaagaaacagaacagtcATTCCAGAGGGCGGCAGCTATAAGCCCAGCTACTATGCTACTAGCAATAGACACACGATCTCGTTCATAAGTTAGTTGGCTGATTAACTGCAAGGCCCATGCTGGAGTCCAATTGCTAGGGTTCAAATAACCTCTCAAACTCTTGTTGCTTGAATAACCTTGGGTAGGTGACACAAGCTACTCTCGAAGCCTCAGTATTCTCCTCCGTAAaagagggaggacagaggacCTGCACTCATAGAGCTGTGGTGAGGATTAGATGAGGTAACTCATATAAAGGGCATACAACACAGTGCCCTTTACTGCTAGCCAGTGTTATTAAGCTGCATGGCCCCACTGGTTTGTGAAAGAATTAAGTATTAAAAGCAAGTTTACCAGACACTTGGGGGAAATGCATAACTCTCTTGTGTTTTTCCAAATAGAATCACCCTTAAAATTTCCATTGTTGGCTCTCCTCTACCCAGTTACTCAATCACTCTCTCATCAAATGAACACCCCCAAAATGGCAAAATACCCACactgataaaaaaaattgtggacaacatttagaaaagagaaaggtaAGAAGGGGAAAATATGACACAGTTCATGTGTAAGAACAAGATGTCGTAACACAATTAACAAGAAAGGATAAGTTCAGATGCTTCCGATCTCAAGAAGTGTTAACCTTCAGAGACAGAAGCAGACAAGCAAGCAAgaattgtttttgtcttttttttttttaagccaggcTTTTGGGTCTCCTAACTTGAAAAATACTAATTGTGTGGTAAAAGTAAATGCAATCATGTTATCAGATTTTCCCCCAAAGCAATCAAACCACTTCTGGCTtcaaaatactgtattatattaCACAACTTtagtaaatgtatatttaaaaagctttctgAAAAAATTAAGAGGGTAAAGTTAATTCATAACCCAAATTACAATATTAATcgcagaaaagaaaatactaaactaCTATTACAAATGATTGAAGTAAACATGACCTTTTCAATCAAGTTGGATTCCTTATTTACAAGCTGTGTGAGTTTCTGCAGATTTGCATCTACCGTTTCTTGTCCAGCAGGAGAAATGCCTAGGAAGCCAGGGACAGAAGTCAGAAAGACAGGAAACTGTGAAAGCCTTTAAAGCTGTTTAGATCAAAAGACTTTTGAATCTATTCACCCTCCCACATGGACCACCCTccaaaaaaaaggcaaagagaaaaactaTTCTGGGTCCAAAGTCAAACTTAGGTGGCAAAGTAATGCTCCAAAACCAAACCATAAACAAAAGGACCAAATCTGTCCACAGAGTAGACCCTGTTAGGCCGAGTGTGGTGCAACTAGGCAAAGCACTTAGTAAGAGAGCACAGCAGTCCTCCTTTCCTTCACAGGTCTCAGTCgtgccttccctccccccacccccattccaaaTAGGTCATCAGTCACAACTATTTGCATAGTTTTCTAAGGCAGTCAGTCCCAAACGGGTATCCACCAGCATCCAAAGTATCCAAAGggactttaaaaaacagattcctGGAATCTATCCCTAAGAAACTCTAATTTAGTAAATCTGGTATAGGACCCAAGATTTTATATTTGTCCTGTAGAAAGGTTTGCCAACCACTGCTTCAAAGTAACAAGGTTGAACGTTACTTAATTTCATGACTCTCAAACTATTAATATTAACTCATCCCTACATACAAAACACATAGCCACCCATAAAAAATAAACCGTTGCTCAGCCAGCTATCTTTATAACTCCTGCTTCTTAAAATGACAGTTTCTGCCAACTCTCCCAATATAAATTTAGTATCCCAATCACTTAAGCACGAGGCCTCACTCTCCCAACGAATCATATCCTAAATGACAGGTGCCCTCTGTTTACTATACCTCCAGTCTGATGCAATCAGTTTTCAAGTAGTGGAATCATGGGGGTGTACCTCACCAAAATCAATCTGCTACTGATTTCTGTTCACGCAGGAAAATGCTAGAAgcaacatttaaagtaattgccCATTTGCATTAGGAAAAGTGCTATCTTAATAAATAgttcaataaatacctgtggtttaatcttttcaaagaaaatgacCCACTTCAAAGGGgcaatatttaaagaagaacatAAAGCAAGAATTGTATAAAACccaaaagaagagacaaaaagcaaatattaatttcTCTATTTAAGTAAGaactaaaacatgaaaataaaaataaagttgagaaAATGCAACTTCTCGAGGTGCTATTAATcagcatttaaagaaaatacgCAAACTTCTTTAATAAGTAATAAATCTTGCTATACATCCTTAGGAAATATACAAATACTACTACATACAGAGACCAGCTGAAGAGGAGCCAGCTTACCTCCAAGAGTGAGCCTAAAATAACTGTTGAGGATGTCATCACAAAAGCGACACAGGTTGGAGAGCTGTTTCAAATGTTCTTGTAACTGAACTTTAGGGAAGCGGACTTTATACAGAGGTGCAAGAAAACCAAACACATAGGCATCCAAGGTAGAAGGCCTAAAAATATattcagcatattttaaaaagcattagaaaatacattagaaaaacattagaaaatattaatttggtattattaaaaaaattctcaaatataCTATTAGTCAGTtctcaagtatacaatacagtctTTTTAAAGGTTTACCACCCATTTTAGCTTATAATATGATGTAACTAGGATTTTACTTGGCTTTTTATTAGTACTCTAACCATTCATTTTATTAAGAAGAAAATTCAGTTGTCAATTAAAGATTCATTTTCACTCATGAGTGATATAGGGATTGGCGATAGGGTGGGAGTAGTCTCAGATGTTCTCGGTTCACTACTGCAGTGCAGTAAGTCAACATTAGATCACTGCCGATGGAAAGTTTCCCATGGTAAAacccattacattttttttaagtgaaaaactcAGTGGGGAAGGGTGAAGACAAGGGGGGTTGCTTTGAATGATTGCTCATTCAAAATATGCACACAAAACATCAAAATGACTTTTAAGGGAATGCACTCACGTATCTCCAAAGAAAAACTGAGATGTCCCCAATCTGTTTGACAGAAGATTTAGGCACTCCTTGGCATCTCTGTAGATCTAATAAGGATGACATTACATCTCAGAGACAGGAAAGATGCTCTCAAGCTCCTCTTTTAGGCAGGCAACTACAGATAAATTTGTCTCCACTATCTCTCGTCCCTCCTTGGGAAGGCCCCGCTTGGATAGCAACCGTACCTGTGCTTCCACTTCTCGCAGGTGGTAGAGAGGAGGCTGCCCCCTGGTCAGGAGAATCCTAGTCAATGCTCCCTTAGACATTCTTCCAGGAAGGATCAAACTCAAGGGAAAGGGAATTCGTGAAGCAAACCATGGCTTTGTCACAGAAAAGTAATTTTCACTCTCAACCCAGAATGTATGaagctgcaaaagaaaagaaaaaacaccacaAGGATGTTCTTTTATTAAAAGATCACTCAGTCGATGTGCAAGTTTCTCATAAATATC
This sequence is a window from Phyllostomus discolor isolate MPI-MPIP mPhyDis1 chromosome 3, mPhyDis1.pri.v3, whole genome shotgun sequence. Protein-coding genes within it:
- the MTX3 gene encoding metaxin-3 isoform X2; this translates as MAAPLELSCWGGGWGLPSIHSESLVVMAYAKFSGAPLKVNVIDNTWRGSRGDVPILTTEDNIVSQPAKILNFLRKQLHTFWVESENYFSVTKPWFASRIPFPLSLILPGRMSKGALTRILLTRGQPPLYHLREVEAQIYRDAKECLNLLSNRLGTSQFFFGDTPSTLDAYVFGFLAPLYKVRFPKVQLQEHLKQLSNLCRFCDDILNSYFRLTLGGISPAGQETVDANLQKLTQLVNKESNLIEKMDDNLRQSPQLPPRKLPTLKLTPAEEESDSLQRLSP
- the MTX3 gene encoding metaxin-3 isoform X3; amino-acid sequence: MAAPLELSCWGGGWGLPSIHSESLVVMAYAKFSGAPLKVNVIDNTWRGSRGDVPILTTEDNIVSQPAKILNFLRKQKYNADYELSAKQGADTLAYIALLEEKLLPAVLHTFWVESENYFSVTKPWFASRIPFPLSLILPGRMSKGALTRILLTRGQPPLYHLREVEAQIYRDAKECLNLLSNRLGTSQFFFGDTPSTLDAYVFGFLAPLYKVRFPKVQLQEHLKQLSNLCRFCDDILNSYFRLTLGDG
- the MTX3 gene encoding metaxin-3 isoform X1; protein product: MAAPLELSCWGGGWGLPSIHSESLVVMAYAKFSGAPLKVNVIDNTWRGSRGDVPILTTEDNIVSQPAKILNFLRKQKYNADYELSAKQGADTLAYIALLEEKLLPAVLHTFWVESENYFSVTKPWFASRIPFPLSLILPGRMSKGALTRILLTRGQPPLYHLREVEAQIYRDAKECLNLLSNRLGTSQFFFGDTPSTLDAYVFGFLAPLYKVRFPKVQLQEHLKQLSNLCRFCDDILNSYFRLTLGGISPAGQETVDANLQKLTQLVNKESNLIEKMDDNLRQSPQLPPRKLPTLKLTPAEEESDSLQRLSP